The following are from one region of the Leucobacter sp. Psy1 genome:
- the eno gene encoding phosphopyruvate hydratase — protein sequence MAFIDAVIAREILDSRGNPTVEVEVGLSDDSVGRAGVPSGASTGAFEAYELRDGDKGRYLGKGVEKAVEAVFTELAPAVEELPADDQRIVDAMLIEADGTPNKQRTGANAILGVSLAVAKAAADSAGLPLYRYLGGPTACTLPVPLMNIINGGAHADTGVDIQEFMAVPLGADSFAEGLRWGVEVYHSLKALMKEQGLATALGDEGGFAPDLPNNAAALDLIVEAITRAGYEPGRDIALALDVASTEFFENGVYRFEGQDRTAAEMTEYYRDLAAKYPLVSIEDPLAEDDWEGWQQLTVELGDRLQLVGDDLFVTNPERLADGIARGAANSLLVKVNQIGTLTETLDAVQMAQRAGYTAILSHRSGETEDVTIADLAVATDCGQIKTGAPARSERVAKYNQLLRIAEDLGPAARYAGRSAFPKFSANESQAS from the coding sequence GTGGCATTTATCGACGCAGTGATCGCCCGCGAGATCCTCGATTCCCGTGGCAACCCGACCGTCGAGGTCGAGGTCGGCCTGAGCGACGACTCGGTCGGGCGAGCAGGGGTGCCATCCGGCGCCTCTACCGGAGCGTTCGAGGCGTATGAGCTCCGCGACGGCGACAAGGGTCGCTACCTCGGCAAGGGTGTCGAGAAGGCCGTGGAGGCCGTCTTCACCGAGCTCGCCCCCGCTGTGGAGGAGCTGCCGGCCGATGATCAGCGCATCGTCGACGCCATGCTCATCGAGGCTGACGGCACCCCGAACAAGCAGCGCACCGGAGCGAACGCTATCCTCGGCGTCAGCCTCGCGGTGGCGAAGGCGGCGGCGGACTCCGCTGGCCTGCCGCTGTACCGCTACCTCGGCGGGCCGACGGCGTGCACGCTGCCCGTGCCGCTCATGAACATCATCAACGGCGGAGCGCACGCCGACACCGGCGTCGACATCCAGGAGTTCATGGCGGTGCCGCTCGGTGCCGACTCGTTCGCCGAGGGGCTTCGCTGGGGCGTGGAGGTCTACCACTCGCTCAAGGCGCTCATGAAGGAGCAGGGGCTCGCGACGGCACTCGGCGACGAGGGTGGCTTCGCCCCCGACCTGCCGAACAACGCGGCTGCCCTCGACCTCATCGTCGAGGCCATCACGCGCGCCGGTTACGAGCCCGGCCGTGATATCGCCCTCGCGCTCGACGTCGCGTCGACCGAGTTCTTCGAGAACGGCGTCTACCGCTTCGAGGGTCAGGATCGCACGGCCGCCGAGATGACCGAGTACTACCGCGACCTCGCCGCGAAGTACCCCCTCGTCTCGATCGAGGATCCCCTCGCCGAGGACGACTGGGAGGGCTGGCAGCAGCTCACGGTGGAGCTCGGCGACCGCCTGCAGCTCGTCGGCGATGACCTGTTCGTCACCAACCCCGAGCGCCTTGCCGATGGCATCGCACGCGGAGCGGCGAACTCGCTGCTCGTGAAGGTGAACCAGATTGGCACGCTCACCGAGACCCTCGATGCGGTGCAGATGGCGCAGCGCGCCGGCTACACCGCGATCCTGTCGCACCGTTCCGGTGAGACCGAAGACGTGACGATCGCCGACCTCGCGGTCGCGACCGACTGCGGTCAGATCAAGACCGGTGCTCCGGCGCGCAGCGAGCGCGTAGCGAAGTACAATCAGCTGCTCCGCATCGCAGAGGATCTCGGACCCGCGGCACGGTACGCCGGCCGCAGCGCGTTCCCGAAGTTCTCGGCGAACGAGTCGCAGGCTTCCTGA
- a CDS encoding VOC family protein translates to MSTQIFVNLATDDLERSKAFYTALGGTINPDFTDDNAACIVWSEQNYFMVLRRDYFATFTEKTVADARTTAQAIVALSRDSRDDVNATVEAGLAAGGSEPRDAQDYGFMFSRTLEDPDGNILEFLYMDPAAAESGPEAWEAQQG, encoded by the coding sequence ATGAGTACTCAGATCTTCGTCAACCTCGCCACCGACGACCTGGAACGATCGAAGGCGTTCTACACGGCCCTCGGTGGCACCATCAACCCCGACTTCACCGATGACAACGCCGCATGCATCGTCTGGTCCGAGCAGAATTACTTCATGGTCCTGCGGCGCGATTACTTCGCGACGTTCACCGAGAAGACCGTTGCCGACGCGCGGACCACGGCACAGGCGATTGTCGCGCTCTCGCGGGACTCGCGCGACGACGTGAACGCGACCGTCGAAGCGGGATTGGCAGCAGGCGGCAGCGAACCGCGGGATGCGCAGGACTACGGCTTCATGTTCTCGCGCACGCTCGAGGATCCCGACGGCAACATCCTCGAGTTCCTGTACATGGACCCGGCCGCCGCGGAGAGCGGCCCCGAGGCATGGGAAGCTCAGCAGGGGTGA
- a CDS encoding MBL fold metallo-hydrolase, giving the protein MTVVRPISEPQRRAFSRGEIPPIEEVREGVWSVAMPMGDHRLPYSFCTVIDGGDGAVHLIDTGVDDATTRETLETALRGLGRRLVDVASVTLTHLHGDHAALAQWVRGISGASVRMHRADATAHISRAALASAPALDAVLAGAPRDMADQLRDIGSRPANRAFPLTVDEVLVGGERLRFGERRASVLRVPGHTRGSIALLLDEDLICTGDHVLPVINPGVGLGGRAAGDNPLDDYLRSLDVMSDVAERYPSIEVIPGHGYRFTGLGARCDELRAHHAKRSAEVGAVIAADPESTVWDVASRLRWTGGWEHLDDFPRFSALAQTQMHLDRLN; this is encoded by the coding sequence ATGACCGTCGTGCGACCCATCAGCGAACCGCAACGCCGCGCCTTTTCCCGTGGGGAGATTCCGCCGATCGAGGAGGTGCGCGAAGGGGTGTGGTCCGTCGCGATGCCGATGGGGGATCATCGCCTGCCGTATTCGTTCTGCACCGTGATCGACGGGGGCGACGGAGCGGTGCATCTGATCGACACCGGCGTGGACGACGCGACGACGCGTGAGACGCTCGAGACAGCGCTGAGAGGCCTGGGCCGCCGACTCGTCGACGTCGCCTCGGTGACGCTCACGCATCTGCACGGCGATCACGCCGCACTGGCCCAGTGGGTGCGCGGTATCTCGGGTGCATCGGTTCGCATGCACCGCGCCGATGCGACGGCGCACATCTCCCGTGCCGCGCTGGCCTCGGCGCCGGCGCTCGACGCGGTCCTCGCCGGCGCCCCGCGCGACATGGCCGATCAGCTCCGCGACATCGGGTCGCGCCCGGCGAACCGAGCCTTTCCGCTCACGGTCGACGAGGTGCTGGTCGGTGGAGAGCGCCTCCGGTTCGGCGAGCGTCGCGCCTCGGTGCTGCGCGTACCGGGCCACACCCGCGGCAGCATCGCGCTGCTGCTCGACGAAGACCTCATCTGCACCGGCGACCACGTCCTGCCGGTGATCAACCCGGGAGTCGGGCTCGGCGGACGGGCCGCGGGGGACAATCCTCTGGACGACTACCTGCGCTCCTTGGATGTCATGAGCGATGTGGCGGAACGGTATCCATCGATCGAGGTGATTCCCGGTCACGGGTATCGATTCACCGGGCTCGGCGCTCGGTGCGATGAGCTGCGGGCGCACCACGCGAAGCGTTCCGCAGAGGTCGGTGCCGTGATCGCCGCGGATCCGGAATCGACGGTCTGGGATGTCGCGTCGCGACTCCGCTGGACCGGAGGGTGGGAGCACCTCGACGACTTCCCCCGCTTTTCCGCGCTGGCGCAGACGCAGATGCATCTCGACCGGCTGAATTGA
- a CDS encoding septum formation initiator family protein, protein MAKRWTEDVGAWASSLRFSGFTILIVGLVVAGALILSPTLTTFVQQQREIKELRESVQLHRDAVNEIDAEREKWKDPTYIRSQARDRLFYVLPGETQLSVIDDAEIPEDVTETTEAELTHIDRDWVSSLAGSLIAAGTTDAEPEELTRAGLGDDPPAEPAEPSEEEAE, encoded by the coding sequence ATGGCGAAACGCTGGACCGAAGACGTCGGGGCGTGGGCCTCGAGTCTTCGGTTCAGCGGCTTCACGATATTGATCGTCGGGCTTGTTGTCGCCGGCGCGCTCATCCTGAGCCCGACCCTGACGACGTTCGTGCAGCAGCAGCGGGAGATCAAGGAGCTGCGCGAGAGCGTGCAGCTGCACCGGGACGCCGTCAACGAGATCGATGCCGAGCGGGAGAAGTGGAAGGATCCCACCTACATCCGCTCTCAGGCTCGTGACCGGCTCTTCTACGTGCTGCCGGGCGAGACGCAGCTGAGCGTCATCGATGACGCCGAGATTCCCGAGGACGTCACGGAGACCACCGAGGCCGAGCTCACGCACATCGATCGCGATTGGGTGAGCAGTCTCGCGGGGTCGCTCATCGCCGCAGGCACCACCGATGCCGAGCCAGAAGAACTCACGCGCGCCGGGCTCGGAGACGATCCGCCGGCCGAACCCGCAGAACCTTCCGAGGAGGAAGCCGAATGA
- the hisS gene encoding histidine--tRNA ligase: MASQVNPPRGMRDFLPADKARREHALSVIRGVYRAHGFDEIETPVVEDYDRLHAGLGGDNEKLSFSILKRGIRPEQLAAAAERGDAEALADLGLRFDLTVPLSRFYASHRAELPPVFRSIQIAPVWRAERPQRGRYRQFVQADIDIIGEPGLLAEVELVTASSQALAELGLEGCVIRVNDRRILFGLLGHCGLSAADHDRALITIDKLDKIGAAGVVAELSEIDAVAAERVGEVLLGVEPLLAGDGIVLRREDVAAVLPTAEPDTDLAQGIDNLAALGAALADALPDGVAVRFDPTLVRGMGYYTGTIFEVAHPGSGSSVGGGGRYDGMIGRFLGQDVPAVGFSIGFERIVDLIQLPEGDGADAVVLVHDADVPLETLGALKRELVAGGHRVRLEKRQKNMKALLSRVAAEGWSRFAGVRADSATDPAALEFRALSD; the protein is encoded by the coding sequence ATGGCAAGTCAGGTGAATCCTCCGCGCGGTATGCGCGACTTCCTCCCCGCAGACAAGGCCCGTCGCGAGCACGCGCTCAGCGTGATCCGCGGTGTCTACCGTGCCCACGGCTTCGACGAGATCGAGACGCCCGTGGTCGAGGACTACGACAGGCTCCACGCCGGGCTCGGTGGGGACAACGAGAAACTCTCGTTCTCCATCCTGAAGCGGGGCATCCGTCCGGAGCAGCTCGCCGCCGCCGCGGAGCGGGGCGACGCCGAAGCCCTCGCCGATCTCGGTCTGCGCTTCGACCTCACCGTTCCGCTCTCGCGCTTCTACGCCTCTCACCGGGCAGAGCTGCCGCCCGTCTTCCGTTCGATCCAGATCGCCCCGGTGTGGCGCGCCGAACGGCCGCAGCGCGGTCGGTACCGGCAATTCGTCCAGGCGGACATCGACATCATCGGTGAACCGGGCCTCCTCGCCGAGGTGGAGCTCGTCACCGCGTCGTCGCAGGCGCTCGCCGAGCTCGGTCTCGAGGGCTGCGTCATTCGCGTGAACGATCGCCGAATCCTGTTCGGTCTGCTCGGCCACTGCGGACTCTCGGCAGCAGACCACGATCGCGCGCTCATCACGATCGACAAGCTCGACAAGATCGGTGCGGCCGGTGTCGTCGCCGAGCTCTCCGAGATCGATGCCGTCGCAGCCGAGCGCGTCGGCGAGGTGCTGCTCGGCGTGGAGCCGCTGCTCGCAGGCGACGGCATCGTCCTGCGGCGTGAGGACGTCGCCGCGGTGCTGCCCACGGCAGAGCCCGATACGGATCTCGCGCAGGGGATCGACAATCTCGCCGCGCTCGGCGCAGCGCTTGCCGACGCGCTGCCTGACGGGGTCGCGGTGCGATTCGACCCGACCCTCGTGCGCGGCATGGGGTACTACACCGGCACCATCTTCGAGGTCGCTCACCCGGGCTCCGGAAGTTCGGTTGGGGGCGGGGGCAGGTACGACGGCATGATCGGACGGTTCCTCGGACAGGACGTTCCAGCCGTCGGCTTCTCGATCGGCTTCGAGCGGATCGTGGACCTCATCCAGTTGCCGGAGGGTGACGGTGCCGACGCCGTCGTCCTCGTCCACGATGCCGACGTGCCGCTCGAGACACTCGGAGCACTCAAGCGCGAACTGGTGGCAGGCGGGCACCGGGTGCGGCTCGAGAAGCGGCAGAAGAACATGAAGGCTCTGCTCTCCCGTGTCGCGGCCGAGGGCTGGTCGCGCTTCGCCGGCGTTCGTGCCGATTCGGCGACGGATCCCGCTGCACTGGAGTTCCGCGCGCTGAGCGACTGA
- a CDS encoding MazG nucleotide pyrophosphohydrolase domain-containing protein, with product MDTSDDGGNGAVVEQDAPEGLEQVDRPSAEGGTDPLQRVVETVRRLVWPGGCAWHEAQTHESLTPYLVEESAEFIDAVERQQPAGEVRGELGDVLYQVLFHAAIAERDDEGYDLQSVADALDEKLRARHPHVFGDRGHMTVEELNAEWQQLKEDAAGESRGSRGALDGIPAGMPTLARAAKVVERLKRARLINPDEAVGVDRDPLSAALGPDAERIAEVGIGDALLNLVTRANAAGVDPDRALRGAVDRLAARVLHQEG from the coding sequence ATGGACACGTCGGACGACGGAGGCAATGGAGCAGTGGTGGAGCAGGACGCACCCGAGGGACTCGAGCAGGTTGACCGGCCCAGTGCCGAAGGGGGCACCGACCCCCTCCAACGCGTCGTGGAAACCGTGCGACGCCTGGTCTGGCCCGGCGGCTGCGCGTGGCACGAGGCCCAGACCCACGAGTCTCTGACGCCGTACCTCGTCGAGGAATCCGCCGAGTTCATCGACGCCGTCGAGCGTCAGCAGCCCGCTGGCGAAGTCCGCGGCGAGCTCGGCGATGTGCTCTACCAGGTCCTCTTCCACGCGGCGATCGCGGAGCGCGACGACGAGGGGTACGACCTCCAGAGCGTGGCGGACGCCCTCGACGAGAAGCTCCGCGCCAGGCACCCGCACGTGTTCGGCGACCGCGGCCACATGACCGTCGAGGAACTGAACGCGGAGTGGCAGCAGCTCAAGGAGGATGCGGCCGGCGAGAGTCGCGGCAGTCGCGGAGCGCTCGACGGAATACCGGCGGGCATGCCCACCCTGGCGCGCGCGGCGAAAGTGGTCGAGCGCCTGAAGCGAGCGCGCCTCATCAACCCAGACGAGGCGGTCGGCGTCGACCGCGATCCGCTGTCGGCTGCCCTGGGTCCCGACGCGGAGCGCATCGCCGAGGTCGGGATCGGGGACGCGCTGCTGAACCTGGTCACGCGTGCGAACGCCGCTGGCGTCGATCCGGATCGCGCGCTCCGTGGCGCGGTGGACCGGTTGGCCGCTCGCGTGCTCCACCAGGAGGGCTGA
- a CDS encoding enoyl-CoA hydratase has translation MTPNAEPTETIRVEERGRVGIITLHRPEAMNALNRTMVREIAVAARAFDDREDIGAIVLTGSERAFAAGADIKEMADLSARDAYVGGLFAEFAEIERLRTPVIAAVAGYALGGGCELAMACDFVIAADTAQFGQPEINLGILPGLGGSQRLPRAIGKAKAAEMVLTGRMMGAEEAERSGLVARVVPADDLLDDAARTAETIAGKSLPAVYSAKESLQVAWESTLSEGLRFERRSFAAAFAHEDQSEGMRAFAEKRKPDFRHR, from the coding sequence ATGACCCCGAACGCTGAGCCTACCGAGACGATCCGAGTCGAGGAGCGGGGGCGGGTGGGTATCATCACCCTGCACCGGCCCGAGGCGATGAACGCCCTCAACCGCACGATGGTGCGCGAAATCGCGGTGGCGGCACGTGCCTTCGATGACCGCGAGGACATCGGTGCGATCGTGCTGACGGGGTCGGAACGGGCGTTCGCCGCAGGCGCCGATATCAAGGAGATGGCGGATCTCTCGGCGCGGGATGCCTATGTGGGAGGCCTGTTCGCCGAGTTCGCGGAGATCGAGCGACTCCGCACCCCGGTCATCGCCGCTGTCGCGGGGTACGCCCTCGGCGGCGGTTGCGAGCTCGCGATGGCCTGCGACTTCGTCATCGCCGCTGACACCGCCCAGTTCGGGCAGCCCGAGATCAATCTCGGCATCCTGCCCGGTCTCGGTGGGAGCCAGCGCCTGCCGCGAGCGATCGGCAAGGCGAAGGCCGCCGAGATGGTGCTGACCGGCCGCATGATGGGCGCCGAGGAGGCCGAGCGGTCGGGGCTTGTCGCTCGCGTGGTCCCCGCCGATGACCTGCTGGATGACGCGGCGCGGACCGCCGAGACGATCGCCGGCAAGTCGCTGCCCGCCGTGTACTCCGCGAAGGAGTCGCTGCAGGTCGCGTGGGAGAGCACGTTGTCGGAGGGGCTGCGGTTCGAGCGGCGCTCGTTCGCCGCCGCGTTCGCCCACGAGGACCAGTCCGAGGGGATGCGCGCATTCGCGGAGAAGCGGAAGCCCGACTTCCGGCACCGCTGA
- a CDS encoding acyl-CoA dehydrogenase family protein, protein MTRTPTHTALGTVEPEYELWEPLDPDVSGVFRDIPAADRAFRERARTFVQDEVRPVISEYWERADYPLHFIRRLGELDLLRDGVQVPGFEEQSLLAASLVAMELSRGDGSIGTIVGVQGGLALRSIAMCGSEEQRDRWLAPLSHGTEYGAFALTEPTHGSDSVSLETRARSEGDELIVDGHKKWIGNGTVGGVTVTWARGDDGQVHGVLVPQESDGYHADVIEGKGSLRAIWQAHITYDGVRLPASAKMPGANSFADTGKVLRATRLGVGWAALGHATAAYETAVHYAGQRIQFGRPLAASPVVQTRLSEMLSAVTSLQTLLMQLTRAEDAGELTAPGASLGKFTATRTARDVVRNARDLLGGNGILLQNRVAKHFADVEAIHTYEGTETVQALIIGREITGLSAFA, encoded by the coding sequence ATGACGCGCACCCCCACCCACACCGCCCTCGGCACAGTTGAACCCGAGTACGAGCTCTGGGAACCGCTCGACCCCGATGTCTCCGGCGTCTTCCGCGACATCCCTGCAGCTGACCGCGCGTTCCGCGAGCGGGCTCGCACCTTCGTGCAGGACGAAGTGCGTCCCGTCATCAGCGAGTACTGGGAACGCGCCGACTACCCCCTCCACTTCATCCGCAGGCTCGGAGAGCTCGACCTGCTGCGCGACGGCGTGCAGGTCCCAGGGTTCGAGGAGCAGAGCCTGCTCGCAGCAAGCCTCGTCGCCATGGAACTGAGCCGCGGCGACGGATCGATCGGCACCATCGTCGGCGTGCAGGGTGGCCTCGCCCTCCGTTCGATCGCGATGTGCGGCTCAGAAGAGCAGCGGGATCGCTGGCTCGCCCCGCTCTCGCACGGAACCGAGTACGGCGCGTTCGCCCTCACCGAGCCCACGCACGGTTCGGATTCCGTCAGCCTCGAGACCCGCGCCAGGAGCGAGGGCGACGAACTGATCGTCGACGGACACAAGAAATGGATCGGCAACGGCACCGTCGGCGGCGTCACCGTCACATGGGCGCGGGGTGACGACGGGCAGGTGCACGGCGTCCTCGTTCCGCAGGAGTCTGACGGCTACCACGCCGACGTGATCGAGGGGAAGGGCTCGCTGCGCGCGATCTGGCAGGCCCACATCACCTACGACGGGGTTCGCCTGCCCGCCTCGGCGAAGATGCCGGGCGCCAACAGCTTCGCCGACACCGGCAAGGTGCTGCGGGCGACGCGACTCGGAGTGGGCTGGGCCGCGCTCGGCCACGCCACCGCCGCCTACGAGACAGCGGTGCACTACGCAGGGCAGCGCATCCAGTTCGGGCGACCCCTCGCGGCGTCGCCCGTGGTGCAGACGCGGCTCTCCGAAATGCTGAGCGCCGTGACCAGTCTGCAGACGCTGCTCATGCAGCTCACCCGCGCCGAGGATGCCGGCGAGCTCACCGCGCCAGGCGCCTCCCTCGGTAAATTCACCGCGACCCGGACCGCCAGGGATGTGGTCCGCAACGCGCGCGACCTGCTCGGCGGCAACGGGATCCTGCTGCAGAATCGCGTCGCCAAGCACTTCGCCGATGTCGAGGCGATCCACACCTATGAGGGCACCGAAACGGTGCAGGCGCTCATCATCGGACGCGAGATCACGGGTCTGTCGGCGTTCGCCTGA
- a CDS encoding NAD(P)-dependent oxidoreductase, which yields MTNTPTLAGKTLLMSGGSRGIGLAIALRAAADGANVAMLAKTDQPHPRLEGTIHTAAAAIREAGGGALAVIGDVREDADIARAVDATVAEFGGIDIVVNNASVIDLSQSEALAEKKYDLMQDVNVRGTFMLSRAAIPALRQAENPHILSLSPPVNLRPHWLGAHTGYTLAKYGMTLATLGFAAEFADAGIAANTLWPRTTIATAAVQNVIGGDRLMAASRTPEIYVDAAYRVLTRDARERTGQTLIVEDVLAEDGITDLSGYAAVPGTPDEALFPDIFLDEAEPETQTTGAS from the coding sequence ATGACGAACACACCGACGCTGGCCGGAAAGACCCTCCTCATGTCGGGCGGCAGTCGCGGCATCGGCCTGGCGATCGCGCTCCGTGCCGCGGCCGACGGTGCGAACGTGGCGATGCTCGCGAAGACGGATCAGCCCCACCCCAGGCTCGAGGGGACGATCCACACCGCTGCAGCCGCGATCAGGGAAGCCGGCGGCGGTGCGCTCGCCGTTATCGGCGATGTCCGCGAGGATGCCGACATCGCACGCGCGGTCGACGCGACAGTCGCGGAGTTCGGCGGCATCGACATCGTCGTGAACAACGCGAGCGTGATCGACCTCTCGCAGTCAGAAGCGCTCGCCGAGAAGAAGTACGACCTCATGCAGGACGTGAACGTGCGCGGAACCTTCATGCTCTCTAGGGCGGCGATCCCCGCACTGCGGCAAGCGGAGAACCCGCACATCCTCTCACTCTCGCCGCCCGTGAACCTCCGCCCGCACTGGCTCGGCGCCCACACCGGCTACACCCTCGCCAAGTACGGCATGACTCTCGCCACCCTCGGCTTCGCCGCGGAGTTCGCAGACGCCGGCATCGCCGCGAATACGCTCTGGCCCCGCACCACCATCGCGACCGCCGCCGTGCAGAACGTGATCGGGGGAGACCGGCTCATGGCGGCTTCTCGCACACCTGAGATCTACGTCGACGCGGCCTACCGCGTCCTCACACGGGATGCGCGGGAGCGCACGGGGCAGACGCTCATCGTCGAGGACGTGCTCGCCGAGGACGGCATCACCGACTTGTCGGGGTACGCGGCGGTCCCCGGTACACCGGACGAGGCGCTCTTCCCCGATATCTTTCTGGATGAGGCGGAGCCCGAGACGCAGACGACAGGAGCATCATGA